A genomic window from Candidatus Omnitrophota bacterium includes:
- a CDS encoding laminin B domain-containing protein — MKRNWFCLTVLGIFVLGLPGITRAQTSNLAGNWKLTTFVSGSEYGVMSIDASGVTQCTEAIVHELTGEDLHFDLIQQGRLQVGEEGSVIYAAGGIASASENSAYRVTVEAAGAGLVSPASNMIAGVWTENQVYTKLIVPLEVFSATPVPFLLIKEGSIPELPGLIVQEAAGNWNVTLNGSTLEIGWTGGVTLNTNGTLIGFLIDKRGPIDRTIPSVGFFTLSETGEFAFEFSATVDIPNLGGKTVTISGSGTIGEDRKTIQGTWTLTIAPATDGTSGKIRSTPFVLDIQADATYSGDFTMTKESVTPPAEPAPIPSELSIQIASSAFDADREEWLVIGDAQDNTQLPFYRNVDGNPGGYIEAVDDVSGGTWYWFAPVKFLGDKSAAYGGLLTYDIRQSDPTEQYDEADVILQGAAGLRLSYQFHKSPGVKWTSYMVSLTEGGWNVVGAYRNATKAEMIAVLSTLRELWIRGEYRNGDDRGGLDNVMMIGVSESTPIGDWTIY, encoded by the coding sequence ATGAAGAGAAATTGGTTCTGTTTAACAGTGTTGGGGATTTTCGTACTCGGCTTGCCGGGCATAACGCGGGCGCAAACAAGTAATCTGGCTGGAAATTGGAAACTTACGACATTTGTGAGCGGTTCCGAATATGGCGTGATGTCCATCGACGCTTCGGGCGTAACCCAGTGCACGGAAGCCATCGTTCATGAGTTGACCGGTGAGGATTTACATTTCGATTTGATTCAACAAGGACGTTTGCAGGTCGGCGAGGAAGGTTCCGTAATCTACGCGGCGGGGGGAATCGCCTCGGCGTCGGAAAATAGCGCTTACCGGGTGACCGTGGAAGCGGCGGGAGCGGGTTTGGTTTCTCCCGCCTCGAATATGATCGCCGGAGTGTGGACGGAAAATCAAGTTTATACGAAACTCATCGTCCCTCTCGAAGTGTTCAGTGCGACGCCGGTTCCATTTCTACTGATAAAAGAAGGCTCGATTCCGGAACTGCCCGGCCTGATCGTGCAGGAGGCGGCGGGTAACTGGAACGTCACGCTGAATGGCTCCACATTGGAGATCGGTTGGACCGGCGGCGTTACTCTCAACACCAACGGGACATTGATCGGTTTTTTGATCGATAAGCGCGGTCCTATCGATCGCACTATTCCCTCGGTAGGATTTTTCACGTTGTCTGAGACAGGCGAGTTCGCTTTCGAATTCTCCGCCACGGTGGATATTCCCAATCTGGGCGGTAAAACCGTTACCATTTCCGGTTCAGGAACGATCGGCGAAGATCGAAAAACCATTCAAGGAACGTGGACATTGACCATTGCTCCCGCAACGGATGGAACCAGCGGCAAAATTCGATCGACGCCATTTGTTTTGGACATTCAAGCGGACGCAACGTATTCCGGCGATTTTACCATGACGAAGGAATCCGTTACGCCGCCTGCAGAGCCTGCGCCCATACCCTCGGAATTGTCGATTCAAATCGCCTCCAGCGCCTTCGACGCCGACCGCGAGGAATGGCTGGTAATCGGCGACGCCCAGGATAATACGCAACTCCCCTTTTATCGCAATGTAGACGGGAATCCCGGAGGGTATATCGAAGCGGTGGACGACGTGTCGGGGGGAACATGGTATTGGTTCGCTCCGGTGAAATTCCTGGGTGACAAATCGGCCGCCTATGGCGGATTGCTGACCTACGATATCCGGCAATCCGATCCCACCGAACAATACGATGAAGCCGACGTTATTCTCCAAGGCGCAGCTGGATTGAGATTGTCCTACCAATTTCATAAATCGCCGGGAGTGAAATGGACCTCGTACATGGTTTCTCTTACAGAAGGGGGATGGAATGTTGTGGGAGCGTATCGAAACGCGACCAAAGCGGAAATGATAGCGGTGCTATCGACGCTGCGCGAATTGTGGATTCGGGGCGAGTATCGCAACGGCGATGACCGCGGCGGCCTGGATAACGTCATGATGATAGGAGTATCGGAATCCACGCCGATCGGAGATTGGACGATTTACTGA
- a CDS encoding type II toxin-antitoxin system RelE/ParE family toxin, whose protein sequence is MYEVRLSTQAYRTYSHLDSKTQKRINKIVDSMEKGYFHKNNIISLHGALAGNLRYRFGDWRIVFTIDYVNQVVFIKSISSRGDAYR, encoded by the coding sequence ATGTATGAAGTACGCCTTTCCACCCAAGCTTATCGCACCTATTCCCATCTTGATTCTAAAACTCAAAAAAGAATAAATAAGATAGTTGACTCAATGGAAAAGGGCTATTTCCATAAAAATAATATTATTTCACTGCATGGGGCTTTGGCTGGCAATCTTCGTTATCGTTTCGGCGATTGGAGAATCGTTTTTACCATCGATTACGTAAACCAAGTTGTATTTATTAAGTCGATTTCATCAAGAGGAGATGCGTATCGATAA